Proteins encoded in a region of the Saccharothrix ecbatanensis genome:
- a CDS encoding SagB family peptide dehydrogenase, with translation MTRQEAPDTVAPEAGPVPGEATRRYLRALAERGPVSVDWSAAPPTHKRYPTAGRVVLPWRAPSPIGDLLRGLLGVTRAEWTHRTGVRLKRPAPSGGALYPIEAYVALGDPAGLYHYDPAHHALDLVRVGDHRTLLHASLTCPPAEVPDMVVVLTAVFWRNGFKYRDFAYRLHCQEVGVLGAQVLVVGESSGLDTAVHLRFDDAVCQSLLGLDPTREGVLAAFTCTSGAGAAAGPLPRSSATGEEHPPPSVVGRLPHLSALHAAAAAATGSGALPALPPVPAGPLVALPAPRALRLADGLPLRGSPEIGFLPREIDARDLATILAHASAGYPGDVPGCHRAPVTLTPHILVQRVRGVPAGAYRYDPDTGRLVATAGTGRVEAGPLQPNTREALPEASAILVPAGDQTAGIAGFGDRWYRLQQAEAGLVVHRGALAAAAAGLAARIHSDGTNPITDAALGLSDPVHGLSFLLLGVPRPGMTVTAPLR, from the coding sequence ATGACCCGCCAGGAGGCTCCCGATACGGTCGCACCCGAGGCCGGTCCCGTGCCGGGAGAGGCGACCCGCCGCTACCTGCGGGCGCTCGCCGAACGCGGTCCCGTGTCCGTCGACTGGAGCGCCGCGCCGCCGACGCACAAGCGCTACCCGACCGCCGGGCGTGTCGTGCTGCCCTGGCGGGCGCCGTCGCCAATCGGCGACCTGCTGCGCGGCCTGCTCGGCGTCACCCGGGCGGAGTGGACCCACCGCACGGGGGTGCGGCTCAAGCGGCCCGCGCCCTCCGGTGGCGCGCTCTACCCGATCGAGGCCTACGTCGCGCTCGGCGACCCCGCGGGGCTCTACCACTACGACCCCGCCCACCACGCGCTGGACCTGGTCCGCGTCGGGGACCACCGGACCTTGCTCCACGCGTCGCTGACCTGCCCGCCGGCCGAGGTGCCCGACATGGTGGTCGTGCTGACCGCGGTCTTCTGGCGCAACGGCTTCAAGTACCGGGACTTCGCCTACCGCCTGCACTGCCAAGAGGTCGGCGTGCTCGGCGCCCAGGTCCTGGTGGTGGGTGAGTCGTCGGGCTTGGACACCGCGGTGCACCTGCGGTTCGACGACGCCGTCTGCCAGTCGTTGCTGGGCCTCGATCCGACCCGGGAAGGTGTGCTCGCCGCGTTCACGTGCACCTCCGGCGCCGGAGCCGCCGCGGGCCCGCTACCCCGATCCTCCGCGACCGGCGAGGAACATCCGCCGCCGAGCGTGGTCGGCCGGCTGCCGCACCTGTCCGCGCTGCACGCGGCTGCCGCCGCCGCGACGGGCTCAGGTGCGCTGCCCGCTCTACCACCGGTACCGGCCGGTCCGCTCGTCGCGCTGCCCGCGCCGCGTGCGCTGCGCCTGGCTGATGGGCTGCCGCTGCGGGGATCGCCGGAGATCGGGTTCCTTCCCCGGGAGATCGACGCGCGTGACCTGGCCACGATCCTGGCGCACGCGTCGGCGGGCTACCCGGGCGACGTGCCCGGCTGCCACCGGGCGCCCGTCACGTTGACACCGCACATCCTCGTGCAGCGGGTCCGCGGTGTCCCGGCCGGTGCCTACCGGTACGACCCCGACACCGGCAGGCTGGTCGCCACCGCCGGGACCGGCCGGGTCGAGGCCGGCCCTCTCCAACCCAACACCAGGGAGGCGCTGCCGGAGGCATCGGCCATCCTGGTGCCGGCCGGTGACCAGACGGCGGGGATCGCCGGCTTCGGCGACCGCTGGTACCGGCTACAGCAGGCCGAGGCAGGTCTGGTCGTGCACCGCGGTGCGCTCGCGGCCGCGGCGGCCGGCCTCGCGGCACGCATCCACTCCGACGGCACCAACCCGATCACCGACGCCGCGCTGGGCCTCTCCGACCCCGTGCATGGCCTGTCTTTTCTGCTTCTGGGGGTACCCCGCCCTGGAATGACGGTGACGGCCCCGCTCAGGTGA
- a CDS encoding lantibiotic dehydratase: MAPPPAHPGPSTADFVIGGVFGVRVGGVPVADLDALRCERAWAAAEQVVGLTRWLRAEGTALSDLLRPEIGRCADEGRPLLVALRRAVFQGKRPNGRVWTVRHVLSHDTRARVEYWARELARAGELTGRVPALLAEEHAAVREALRVAAGRDAFRLGLVLGSPDLTRSVARWLDDPRAPAPRAGALASLARYLARAAVKPSPYASFTLSGLGGWTDGGPAVATSGDLHWRGVPELDRMVVLALWSALAEHPDTRDHVRLRTNPAVEDVGERLWFPAATPGEPIVCVAATDAVRAVLELVRTEPESTLGSLAGTPPAEPVRAFVAELVAVGLLERCRPFSDQSATPLDQLARWVDEHVTGSPWPPRLRELWAAVDGYRALVTAAERRERLHLVRDLLDGLLTDLGRTPWPPNRPVLLENAVLPRPAVVCSRERWRPVLEDLAAVRGFLGILDRSLPLKLRLAEFFRSRFGSRELVPFPRLYREYRADGGDGSQALADLWRAVASELYDGDAGVGDTVSVDPRVLAKLAASWPAHVRAPQSVCCYGQELPGEDGPRLVLNTVRTGYGWGITRIEHLLTAAGGTVPARTPVPAGPDMIFAECRAAFGSQLNQRAPAVSHAIDYPGGQPPDGRAERLSLNDLWVRQDPVRGRLLLCDRRGRQVRPLALGMLVEHALPPALRFLVAVFGEPQTAFAPYPQLDGVGWRPAVDGVQHRPRLEVGRVVLARAGWRVPAAAMPTRAKGQSDADFLLELARWRDRHTIPRRCFVRVPGRRSDPTRKPIYLDFSNWFLLSALPRPDTAAVLEEALPAPADAPHHGVHGQRVTEYVFELSATDPHG, translated from the coding sequence GTGGCCCCTCCACCAGCGCACCCCGGTCCGTCGACAGCCGACTTCGTCATCGGCGGCGTGTTCGGCGTGCGGGTCGGCGGCGTGCCAGTGGCCGATCTCGACGCGCTGCGGTGCGAACGCGCATGGGCCGCGGCGGAGCAGGTCGTAGGGCTCACCCGGTGGCTGCGTGCCGAGGGAACGGCACTGTCCGACCTGCTGCGGCCGGAGATCGGTCGCTGCGCGGATGAGGGCAGACCGCTGCTGGTCGCGTTGCGGCGCGCGGTGTTCCAGGGCAAGCGGCCCAACGGTCGCGTGTGGACAGTGCGTCACGTGTTGTCCCACGACACCCGTGCCCGGGTCGAGTACTGGGCGCGCGAACTGGCGCGAGCCGGTGAGCTGACCGGGCGGGTGCCGGCTCTGCTGGCCGAGGAGCACGCCGCCGTCCGCGAGGCGCTGCGGGTGGCGGCCGGGCGGGACGCGTTCAGGCTCGGTCTGGTGCTGGGCAGTCCCGACCTGACCCGGTCCGTCGCCCGGTGGCTCGACGACCCGCGCGCCCCGGCGCCGCGCGCCGGCGCTCTGGCGAGCCTGGCGAGGTACCTCGCCCGCGCGGCGGTCAAGCCGAGTCCGTACGCGTCGTTCACCCTGAGCGGTCTGGGTGGGTGGACGGACGGCGGCCCGGCCGTGGCCACCTCGGGCGACCTGCACTGGCGCGGTGTCCCGGAGCTGGACCGGATGGTGGTGCTGGCGCTGTGGTCCGCCCTGGCCGAACACCCGGACACGCGTGACCACGTGCGACTGCGGACCAACCCCGCGGTCGAGGACGTGGGAGAGCGGCTGTGGTTCCCCGCCGCGACGCCCGGCGAGCCGATCGTCTGCGTCGCCGCAACGGACGCGGTTCGTGCGGTGCTGGAACTCGTCCGCACGGAGCCGGAATCGACACTGGGGTCGCTGGCCGGCACGCCGCCCGCCGAGCCCGTGCGTGCCTTCGTGGCCGAGCTGGTGGCGGTGGGCCTGCTGGAGCGGTGCCGACCGTTCTCCGACCAGTCGGCCACTCCGCTGGACCAGCTGGCGCGGTGGGTCGACGAACACGTCACCGGCTCGCCGTGGCCGCCCCGGCTGCGTGAGCTGTGGGCGGCGGTGGACGGCTACCGCGCGCTGGTCACGGCCGCCGAACGCCGCGAACGGCTCCACCTCGTCCGCGACCTGCTCGACGGTCTGCTCACCGACCTCGGGCGGACACCGTGGCCGCCGAACCGGCCGGTGCTGCTGGAGAACGCGGTCCTACCCCGACCGGCGGTCGTCTGCTCGCGTGAGCGGTGGCGCCCCGTCCTCGAGGACCTGGCGGCTGTGCGCGGGTTTCTCGGCATCCTGGACCGCTCGCTGCCGCTCAAGCTGCGGCTCGCCGAGTTCTTCCGATCCCGGTTCGGTTCTCGGGAGCTGGTGCCGTTCCCGAGGCTGTACCGCGAGTACCGCGCCGACGGCGGCGACGGATCCCAGGCGCTCGCGGACCTGTGGCGAGCCGTCGCGTCCGAGCTGTACGACGGCGACGCCGGGGTCGGGGACACGGTGTCGGTGGACCCGCGGGTGCTCGCGAAGTTGGCGGCGTCCTGGCCCGCCCACGTCCGTGCGCCGCAGTCGGTGTGCTGCTACGGGCAGGAGCTGCCCGGCGAGGACGGTCCGCGGCTGGTGCTCAACACCGTGCGCACCGGTTACGGCTGGGGAATCACCCGGATCGAGCACCTGCTCACCGCCGCGGGCGGCACCGTGCCGGCCCGCACACCGGTTCCCGCCGGTCCGGACATGATCTTCGCCGAGTGCCGTGCCGCGTTCGGCTCGCAGCTCAACCAGCGCGCGCCGGCGGTGTCCCATGCCATCGACTACCCGGGCGGGCAACCACCCGACGGTCGCGCGGAACGGCTGTCGCTCAACGACCTGTGGGTACGGCAGGACCCGGTGCGCGGCCGGCTGCTGCTGTGCGACCGCCGCGGCCGGCAGGTGCGACCGCTCGCGCTGGGGATGCTCGTGGAGCACGCGCTGCCGCCCGCGCTGAGGTTCCTGGTGGCGGTGTTCGGTGAGCCGCAGACCGCGTTCGCGCCGTACCCGCAGCTGGACGGTGTCGGATGGCGGCCCGCGGTCGACGGCGTCCAGCACCGACCGCGCCTGGAGGTCGGTCGCGTCGTGCTCGCCCGAGCCGGTTGGCGGGTTCCGGCCGCGGCCATGCCCACGCGGGCCAAGGGGCAGTCGGACGCGGACTTCCTGCTGGAGCTCGCGCGCTGGCGGGACCGGCACACCATTCCCCGGCGGTGTTTCGTCCGCGTCCCCGGCCGCCGCTCCGACCCCACGCGTAAACCGATCTACCTCGACTTCTCCAACTGGTTCCTGCTGTCCGCTCTGCCGCGGCCCGATACGGCGGCGGTGCTCGAGGAGGCGCTGCCCGCGCCGGCGGACGCCCCGCACCACGGCGTCCACGGGCAGCGGGTCACCGAGTACGTCTTCGAGCTGTCCGCGACGGATCCGCATGGCTGA
- a CDS encoding thiomuracin/GE37468 family thiazolyl RiPP peptide — MHSVEPVLNIDDLHVETIGVIPAVNPEDLTQGYGLTELEASCNTCQCWASCVAMD, encoded by the coding sequence GTGCATTCTGTCGAGCCTGTGTTGAACATTGACGACCTTCACGTGGAGACCATCGGTGTCATCCCTGCCGTGAACCCGGAGGACCTGACCCAGGGGTATGGACTTACCGAGTTGGAGGCGTCGTGCAATACCTGCCAGTGCTGGGCCAGCTGCGTCGCGATGGACTGA